A window of Deltaproteobacteria bacterium contains these coding sequences:
- a CDS encoding acyl carrier protein — protein MGADDRELAAMILGFLRNELALDVAEIGEHSALVTTGILDSAGLVRLAALLERRLRIRIPDRDINAENFDTIRRIQTYVKHRAPG, from the coding sequence ATGGGGGCTGACGACCGCGAGCTCGCCGCGATGATTCTCGGCTTCCTGCGCAACGAGCTCGCTCTCGACGTGGCGGAGATCGGCGAGCACAGCGCGCTCGTCACCACCGGCATCCTCGACTCCGCCGGTCTGGTCCGGCTCGCCGCGCTGCTCGAGCGGCGACTCCGAATCAGGATCCCCGATCGCGACATCAACGCCGAGAACTTCGATACGATCCGGCGCATCCAGACGTACGTGAAGCACAGGGCGCCGGGCTGA